The DNA sequence TCCTGCATGGACGGTCGGAGTATTGACCATGCTCGCGCCCTTTTTGATCATGCAACCGGCATTCGGATTTGGCATTGCCGGGGCAAGGCTCCCCAATCCCCAACGGGCTAGATGGATGAGTCTGCTGATTCATGGAGTCTATGGATCAGGGCTATACCTGTCTGCGTGGTTCATCCTCCAGATCCGTGTTTAGGAGAGATTGAGAAGACGTGATATTCGGGCTCGTGGGAAGGGCTCAGAAAGCATCCATGTCTCCTCCCGCCTTTTTCTTTTTGTAAAATTTCGTAGGCGGAATCTGATCTCTTTCGAGGAAAATGGACTGCTTGGAAGCAACCGATCTATTGGTGGGATAATGGGTAGTTCGTATATTGGTAATTGTCTGACTCAAGATCATATCCGTATTTTGAGCTATCCAACACCAGCATTCATGGGAAATTCCGAGATCAAAGAGAATCCAGCTTTTCTTGAATATGTGTATGAACTCAATGAGGGCAACGAACTCATGGAGGCATTCAATCTGAGCTTGAAAGAGATCGACGCATTGGATATCGATCAACTGAAAAGAATCGGCTTGAAAACCTATAAGTCCGGCAAGTGGACCACGCATACCATTTTGCAGCATCTCATCGATTGGGAACGAATTTGGTGCTTCAGGGCGGTGTTGTTTGCCAGAAGCGAAGGCACCATTCCCGAAGCGCACGATCAGGAGATCATGGGCAACCATTCAAATGCAGACGAGCTACCTATCGAACAACTGATCGAGGAACTGCGAATGGTCAGACAATCCTCGATCATGATGTTTCGATCCTTCAATCAACAAATCTTGGACACTTCCTGCAGATTTTTTGAATACGAAATGCCGCTATTTTCCATTGGGCTCACCATCTGCGCACATCAAATCCATCATTTCAAAGTCATCCAAGAAAGGTACCTTCCGCTGGATCAATGATGGATGATTTACGCCAGATCTAAGCCAAG is a window from the Pontibacter sp. G13 genome containing:
- a CDS encoding DinB family protein, with translation MGNSEIKENPAFLEYVYELNEGNELMEAFNLSLKEIDALDIDQLKRIGLKTYKSGKWTTHTILQHLIDWERIWCFRAVLFARSEGTIPEAHDQEIMGNHSNADELPIEQLIEELRMVRQSSIMMFRSFNQQILDTSCRFFEYEMPLFSIGLTICAHQIHHFKVIQERYLPLDQ